Proteins encoded within one genomic window of Acidovorax sp. 107:
- the cobO gene encoding cob(I)yrinic acid a,c-diamide adenosyltransferase encodes MQIEAAPTEKRYEKAEGERRGLIIVNTGDGKGKSTAAFGLALRAHGRGKAVKIFQFMKVPTARFGEHRMFEQIGLPIEGLGDGFSWKSKDLEHSAKLARDGWEKARAAILSGEHFLVVLDEITYPLIYGWLPLDGVLQTLRERPKDVHVCLTGRRCPPEIIELADTVTEMQMVKHAFKAGIPAQRGIED; translated from the coding sequence ATGCAGATCGAAGCCGCCCCCACCGAAAAACGCTACGAGAAGGCCGAAGGCGAACGCCGGGGGCTCATCATCGTCAACACCGGCGACGGCAAGGGCAAAAGCACGGCCGCCTTTGGCTTGGCGCTGCGCGCCCATGGCCGGGGCAAGGCCGTGAAGATTTTCCAGTTCATGAAGGTGCCCACCGCGCGCTTTGGCGAGCACCGCATGTTCGAGCAGATCGGCCTGCCCATCGAGGGCCTGGGCGACGGCTTCAGCTGGAAGAGCAAGGACCTGGAGCACTCTGCCAAACTCGCACGCGACGGCTGGGAAAAGGCGCGCGCCGCCATCCTGTCGGGCGAGCATTTTCTGGTGGTGCTGGACGAGATCACCTACCCACTGATCTACGGCTGGCTGCCGCTCGATGGCGTGCTGCAGACCCTGCGCGAGCGGCCCAAGGACGTGCATGTGTGCCTCACCGGCCGCCGCTGCCCGCCCGAGATCATCGAGCTGGCCGACACCGTGACCGAGATGCAGATGGTCAAGCACGCGTTCAAGGCGGGCATTCCCGCGCAGCGCGGCATTGAAGACTAG
- the cbiB gene encoding adenosylcobinamide-phosphate synthase CbiB → MPTWAWPAAAVGLGVPLLALAIDWWLGEPSARWHPVVWMGSALHRGGEWVAPLQPVARDFRRFWLGALVWIALAAIVLIVSWWLQHAALMLMAWLAVMMLAFLLKPLLAWRMLHDEVLAVEVALGQSLPAGRAQLARLVSRDVSALTAVQVRESAIESLAENLNDSVVAPLFWFALLGLPGAALYRLANTADAMWGYPGMRSGRYWQWAGKWAARADDVLSWVPARITALLLAVVAKGLPFSALARQARKTPSPNSGWPMAAMALALNVRLAKPGVYTLHSKGRRAGPLDTRRAARLGTQVVLTMVPVVACLQLLVLVAVAWAHP, encoded by the coding sequence ATGCCTACCTGGGCCTGGCCCGCTGCGGCGGTGGGCCTGGGCGTGCCGCTGCTGGCGCTGGCCATCGACTGGTGGCTGGGCGAGCCGTCGGCGCGCTGGCATCCGGTGGTGTGGATGGGCTCGGCCTTGCACCGGGGGGGCGAGTGGGTGGCCCCGCTACAGCCTGTGGCACGGGACTTTCGGCGTTTTTGGCTGGGGGCGCTAGTGTGGATTGCCCTGGCTGCTATTGTTTTGATAGTTTCCTGGTGGCTGCAGCATGCGGCCTTGATGCTGATGGCCTGGCTGGCCGTGATGATGCTGGCGTTTTTGCTCAAGCCCTTGCTGGCCTGGCGCATGCTGCACGACGAGGTGCTGGCGGTGGAGGTGGCGCTGGGCCAGTCGCTGCCCGCCGGGCGCGCGCAGCTGGCCCGGCTGGTGAGCCGTGACGTGAGCGCACTCACCGCCGTGCAGGTGCGCGAGTCGGCCATCGAGTCACTGGCCGAGAACCTGAATGATTCCGTGGTGGCGCCGCTGTTCTGGTTTGCGCTGCTGGGCCTGCCGGGGGCTGCGCTCTACCGCCTGGCCAATACGGCCGATGCCATGTGGGGTTACCCCGGTATGCGCAGCGGGCGCTACTGGCAATGGGCGGGCAAATGGGCGGCGCGGGCGGACGATGTGCTGTCTTGGGTGCCTGCCCGCATTACGGCCCTGTTGTTGGCCGTGGTGGCCAAGGGCCTGCCGTTTTCTGCCCTGGCCCGCCAGGCGCGCAAGACGCCATCCCCCAACAGCGGCTGGCCCATGGCGGCCATGGCGCTGGCGTTGAATGTGCGCCTGGCCAAGCCCGGTGTGTACACGCTGCACAGCAAGGGCCGCAGGGCGGGGCCGCTGGATACGCGGCGCGCTGCGCGCCTGGGCACGCAGGTGGTGCTGACCATGGTGCCCGTGGTGGCGTGCCTGCAGTTGCTGGTCCTGGTTGCAGTCGCTTGGGCGCACCCATGA
- a CDS encoding aminotransferase class I/II-fold pyridoxal phosphate-dependent enzyme, with the protein MTSPSCFSTSAPLHGGPDAAGIPLLDFSTNSNACGPCPEALHAVQAADATRYPDPAYTALREALGTFHSVPPGRIVLAASASEFIHRITALAAQQGAVQVAVPPHSYGDYAQAAQVRGLEVVRGVRAAAGLQWACGPSSPLGLEDPRLHAWRQGDVDAVWRVLDCAYVPLRLDPEGTWTGAPSQRTPSACWQLWTPNKALGLTGVRAAYAIAPPDCEDQALALTALAPSWPVGAHGVALLQAWMQASVQHWLVHSLRTLSDWKARQLALCTDLGWAVHAGSLANYFCAQPATSTLQSDLAALRASGIKLRDATSFGLPGTVRLGVLAPAAQDALRAAWQAILGNSGRTIPSCVSTGSGETS; encoded by the coding sequence ATGACCTCCCCGAGTTGTTTCTCCACGTCCGCACCATTGCATGGTGGCCCAGACGCGGCGGGCATCCCGCTGTTGGATTTCTCGACCAACAGCAATGCCTGTGGGCCATGCCCGGAGGCGCTGCACGCCGTGCAGGCGGCCGACGCCACGCGTTACCCAGACCCGGCCTACACGGCGCTGCGCGAAGCCCTGGGCACTTTCCATAGCGTGCCACCCGGCCGCATCGTGCTGGCGGCCAGTGCCAGCGAGTTCATCCACCGCATCACCGCGCTGGCAGCGCAGCAGGGCGCCGTGCAGGTGGCCGTGCCGCCGCACAGCTATGGCGACTACGCGCAGGCCGCGCAGGTCCGTGGGCTGGAGGTGGTGCGGGGCGTTAGAGCGGCTGCAGGTTTGCAGTGGGCGTGTGGGCCGTCCAGTCCGCTGGGCCTGGAGGATCCCCGCCTGCACGCCTGGCGGCAGGGGGATGTGGATGCCGTATGGCGTGTGCTCGACTGCGCGTATGTCCCCCTGCGGCTGGACCCGGAGGGCACATGGACGGGCGCGCCGTCGCAGCGCACGCCCTCGGCGTGCTGGCAGCTCTGGACCCCCAACAAGGCCCTGGGGCTTACCGGCGTGCGCGCCGCCTATGCCATTGCTCCGCCGGACTGCGAGGACCAGGCGCTTGCGCTCACAGCCCTGGCGCCATCCTGGCCTGTGGGTGCCCATGGCGTGGCCCTGCTGCAGGCGTGGATGCAAGCCTCCGTGCAACATTGGCTGGTGCACAGCCTGCGCACGCTGAGCGATTGGAAGGCGCGTCAGCTGGCCTTGTGCACCGACCTGGGCTGGGCCGTGCACGCGGGCAGCCTGGCCAACTACTTCTGTGCGCAGCCTGCCACCTCCACATTGCAGAGCGACCTGGCGGCGCTGCGCGCCAGCGGCATCAAGCTGCGCGACGCCACATCGTTCGGCCTGCCCGGCACCGTGCGCCTGGGGGTGCTGGCGCCCGCTGCGCAAGACGCGCTGCGGGCCGCATGGCAGGCCATCTTGGGAAATTCGGGTCGTACCATCCCGAGCTGCGTTTCAACCGGTTCAGGGGAGACCTCGTGA
- a CDS encoding HipA family kinase translates to MRTITVNRYVTPLCEGGSMPAIVEGDDLGTYVLKFRGAGQGVRALLAEMIAGGIARALGLPVPEIVLAQLDPALAQTEPDPEIQDLVRASGGLNVGLDYLSGALNFDPAVDVVSDDFASRLVWFDALVGNVDRTARNTNLLMWHRQPWLIDHGAALTFHHAWNGTVAQPAKPFAPIADHVLLARATLLAQVDAELAARLKPEVVAGILAEVPDEFLLLAGADHEEGLLTAAATHRQAYVDYFCARLAGRATWVNALKEAVDARA, encoded by the coding sequence GTGAGAACCATCACCGTCAATCGCTACGTCACGCCGCTGTGTGAAGGTGGCTCCATGCCTGCCATCGTCGAAGGCGACGATCTGGGCACCTACGTGCTCAAGTTCCGCGGCGCAGGGCAGGGTGTGCGCGCACTGCTGGCCGAGATGATCGCGGGCGGCATCGCCCGTGCGCTGGGCCTGCCCGTGCCCGAGATCGTGCTGGCCCAGCTCGACCCCGCCCTGGCGCAGACCGAGCCCGACCCCGAGATCCAGGACCTAGTGCGCGCCAGTGGTGGCCTGAACGTGGGGCTGGATTACCTGTCGGGCGCGCTCAACTTCGACCCGGCGGTGGATGTGGTGTCCGATGACTTCGCGTCGCGCCTGGTGTGGTTTGACGCCCTGGTGGGCAATGTGGACCGCACCGCGCGCAACACCAACCTGCTGATGTGGCACCGCCAGCCCTGGCTCATCGATCATGGCGCGGCGCTGACTTTTCACCATGCGTGGAACGGCACGGTGGCGCAGCCCGCCAAGCCCTTCGCGCCGATTGCCGACCATGTGCTGCTGGCCCGGGCCACGCTGCTCGCGCAGGTGGATGCCGAGCTGGCTGCGCGCCTCAAGCCCGAGGTGGTTGCAGGCATCCTGGCGGAGGTGCCCGACGAGTTTTTGTTGCTGGCCGGTGCAGACCACGAAGAAGGTCTGCTGACTGCCGCCGCCACCCACCGCCAGGCCTATGTGGACTACTTCTGCGCCCGCCTGGCCGGGCGCGCCACCTGGGTGAATGCGTTGAAGGAGGCTGTCGATGCACGCGCCTGA
- a CDS encoding DUF3037 domain-containing protein, which translates to MHAPEVYDYAIVRVVPRVEREEFINAGVILSCQRTGFLQASIALDEARLLAIDPHADIDTVRRHLAAIVAICAGDEGCGPIARLPYRQRFHWLTAKRSAIIQTSPVHTGRCTDAAAALEHIMDRMVRPLP; encoded by the coding sequence ATGCACGCGCCTGAGGTGTATGACTACGCCATCGTGCGCGTGGTGCCGCGCGTGGAGCGCGAGGAATTCATCAACGCGGGCGTGATCCTGTCGTGCCAGCGCACCGGCTTTTTGCAGGCATCGATTGCGCTGGACGAGGCCCGCCTGCTGGCCATAGACCCGCACGCGGATATCGACACCGTGCGCCGCCACCTGGCCGCCATTGTGGCCATCTGCGCGGGCGACGAAGGCTGCGGCCCCATTGCCCGCCTGCCGTACCGCCAGCGCTTTCACTGGCTCACCGCCAAGCGCAGCGCCATCATCCAGACCTCGCCCGTGCACACGGGCCGCTGCACCGATGCGGCAGCAGCGCTTGAACACATCATGGACCGCATGGTCCGCCCACTGCCGTGA
- a CDS encoding cobyric acid synthase: MVLGTTSGAGKSWLTTALCRYYSNQGLKVAPFKAQNMSNNARVVPGPAGVMGEIGSAQYFQALAARAEPEVRMNPLLLKPEADTHSQVVLMGQVSAELTAMPWRGRSEKVWPQIAAALDALRAENDVVVIEGAGSPAEINLHASDIVNMRVARHANARCLLVTDIDRGGAFAHLYGTWALLPEEERALIHGFVLNKFRGDASLLAPAPQMLQDLTGVPTVATIPMQWRHGLPEEDGVFDDRTLSAGTVHTTVAVVAYPRISNLDEFQPLKNVPGVRLLWVRSPADLAGLKPTDWAVLPGSKSTAADLAWLRAQGLDQAIAQHAGQGGTVLGVCGGLQMLGEALIDTAGIDGNAPGLGLLPLVTTFEVAKTVQRTQAQFGAVLGAWAALASVAATGYEIHHGQTAQHPAMAAKGDVAREVIPGIAWQNPAGNVLGVYLHGLFEDAAVLHALFGAQVPTLDSVFDGLAGFLGSSFTPGVLDALVAR, from the coding sequence ATGGTGCTCGGCACCACCAGCGGCGCAGGCAAAAGCTGGCTTACCACCGCGCTGTGCCGCTACTACAGCAACCAGGGCCTCAAGGTGGCGCCGTTCAAGGCGCAGAACATGAGCAACAACGCGCGCGTGGTGCCGGGCCCTGCGGGCGTGATGGGCGAGATCGGCAGCGCCCAGTATTTCCAGGCCCTGGCTGCGCGTGCCGAGCCTGAGGTGCGCATGAACCCGCTGCTGCTCAAGCCCGAGGCCGACACGCACAGCCAGGTCGTGCTGATGGGACAGGTGAGCGCCGAACTCACGGCCATGCCCTGGCGCGGCCGCAGCGAAAAGGTGTGGCCGCAGATCGCTGCAGCCCTCGATGCACTGCGCGCCGAGAACGACGTGGTCGTGATCGAGGGCGCAGGCTCGCCCGCCGAAATCAACCTGCACGCCAGCGACATCGTCAACATGCGCGTGGCGCGCCATGCCAATGCACGCTGCCTGTTGGTGACCGACATCGACCGGGGCGGCGCGTTTGCGCACCTCTACGGCACCTGGGCGCTGCTGCCCGAGGAGGAACGCGCGCTCATCCACGGCTTTGTGCTCAACAAGTTTCGCGGCGATGCCAGCCTGCTGGCGCCCGCGCCGCAAATGCTGCAAGACCTCACGGGTGTGCCCACCGTGGCCACCATCCCCATGCAGTGGCGCCATGGCCTGCCCGAAGAAGACGGCGTGTTTGACGACCGCACCTTGTCCGCAGGCACCGTGCACACCACGGTAGCGGTGGTGGCCTACCCGCGCATCAGCAACCTGGACGAGTTCCAGCCGCTCAAGAACGTGCCCGGCGTGCGCCTGCTCTGGGTGCGCAGTCCGGCCGATCTGGCGGGGCTCAAGCCCACCGACTGGGCGGTGCTGCCCGGCTCCAAGTCCACCGCCGCTGACCTGGCCTGGCTGCGCGCGCAAGGGCTGGACCAGGCCATTGCCCAGCACGCGGGGCAAGGCGGCACCGTGCTGGGTGTGTGTGGTGGCCTGCAGATGCTGGGCGAGGCGCTGATCGACACCGCTGGCATCGACGGCAATGCGCCGGGCCTGGGCCTGCTGCCGCTGGTCACCACCTTTGAGGTCGCCAAGACCGTGCAACGCACCCAGGCGCAGTTTGGTGCGGTGTTGGGGGCCTGGGCCGCGCTGGCGAGTGTGGCCGCCACAGGCTACGAAATCCACCACGGCCAGACGGCCCAGCACCCGGCCATGGCTGCCAAGGGCGATGTGGCGCGCGAGGTCATCCCCGGCATCGCTTGGCAGAACCCGGCGGGCAATGTGCTGGGGGTGTACCTGCACGGCCTGTTCGAGGACGCTGCGGTGCTGCACGCGCTGTTTGGCGCGCAGGTGCCCACGCTGGACAGCGTGTTTGATGGCCTTGCGGGTTTTCTGGGCAGCAGCTTTACACCGGGCGTGCTGGATGCGCTGGTGGCGCGGTAG
- a CDS encoding class I SAM-dependent methyltransferase, with the protein MVMENTRNAVHKAAQQGFEKEAQAYARGRPDYPAALSAWLAQALGLGPGREVADVGAGTGKFTALLATTGATVVGVEPVDAMRAKIDALQLPTVRAVAGTAQAIPLPSGKLDAVVCAQAFHWFATRDALDEFHRVLRPGGKLGLVWNVRDESVDWVAELTTIITPYEGDAPRFYKGDWRKPFPHPGFSPLVETRLTHEHVGPPQQVIVDRFMSISFIAALPDAERTAVRAQIEALIERHPALRGQDTVRFPYTTLACHCERL; encoded by the coding sequence ATGGTGATGGAAAACACAAGGAACGCCGTGCACAAAGCGGCACAGCAGGGTTTTGAAAAAGAGGCACAGGCCTATGCGCGCGGCAGGCCGGACTACCCGGCGGCGCTGTCGGCCTGGCTGGCACAGGCCTTGGGCCTGGGCCCCGGCCGCGAGGTGGCCGATGTGGGTGCGGGTACTGGCAAGTTCACCGCCCTGCTTGCGACCACCGGGGCCACGGTGGTGGGCGTGGAGCCCGTGGACGCCATGCGGGCCAAGATCGATGCACTGCAACTGCCTACGGTGCGCGCCGTGGCGGGCACGGCGCAGGCCATTCCGCTGCCATCCGGCAAGCTGGATGCAGTGGTCTGTGCGCAGGCCTTCCACTGGTTTGCCACCCGCGATGCCCTGGACGAATTTCACCGCGTGCTGCGCCCGGGCGGCAAGCTCGGGCTGGTGTGGAACGTGCGCGATGAGTCGGTGGACTGGGTGGCCGAGCTCACCACCATCATCACGCCTTACGAGGGCGATGCCCCGCGCTTCTACAAGGGCGACTGGCGCAAGCCCTTTCCCCACCCCGGCTTCAGCCCATTGGTCGAGACCCGGCTGACCCACGAGCACGTGGGGCCACCCCAGCAGGTCATCGTGGACCGCTTCATGTCGATCAGTTTCATCGCGGCCCTCCCCGATGCCGAACGCACCGCAGTGCGCGCGCAGATCGAGGCCTTGATAGAGCGGCACCCCGCACTGCGCGGACAAGACACCGTGCGCTTTCCGTACACCACCCTCGCCTGCCACTGCGAACGACTGTGA
- the cobT gene encoding nicotinate-nucleotide--dimethylbenzimidazole phosphoribosyltransferase, giving the protein MTSPFAIPSVADLHDAALANRLQHVIDHKTKPLGSLGLLERLALRLGVILGTESPVLHAPQMLVCAGDHGLAARGVSAFPSDVTWQMVENFLAGGAAVSVLARQHGLGLTVVDCGVAKPIAARDAVPGQPRLLLRKVAAGTQDASVGPAMSAEQCAQALANGVEVVRGLPGNALLLGEMGIANTSVASLLLARLAGLPLAEVTGAGTGLDAAGIERKRAVLQQALDANASATSPLDALAALGGYEVATLVGAVLQAAAERRVIVVDGFITSAAVLVASRIAPQVLQRCVFAHRSGERGHSLMLEQMQAEPLLDLGLRLGEGSGAALAWPLLQSACAVLREMASFESAGVATQTT; this is encoded by the coding sequence ATGACCTCACCTTTCGCAATTCCATCCGTTGCTGACCTGCATGATGCCGCGTTGGCCAACCGCCTGCAGCATGTCATTGACCACAAGACCAAGCCCCTGGGCTCGCTGGGCCTGCTGGAGCGCCTGGCGCTGCGCCTGGGCGTGATCCTGGGCACCGAATCCCCCGTACTGCATGCCCCCCAGATGCTGGTGTGCGCGGGCGACCATGGCCTGGCCGCGCGGGGGGTGTCGGCGTTCCCCAGCGACGTGACCTGGCAGATGGTGGAGAACTTTCTGGCGGGTGGCGCGGCCGTGAGCGTGCTGGCGCGCCAGCATGGCCTGGGCCTCACGGTGGTGGACTGTGGCGTGGCCAAGCCCATTGCTGCGCGCGATGCCGTACCCGGCCAGCCGCGCTTGTTGCTGCGCAAGGTGGCAGCCGGCACGCAGGATGCCTCCGTCGGCCCGGCCATGAGTGCCGAGCAATGCGCCCAGGCGCTGGCCAACGGGGTGGAGGTGGTGCGTGGGCTGCCGGGTAACGCCTTGCTGCTGGGCGAGATGGGCATTGCCAACACCTCGGTGGCATCGCTGCTGCTGGCGCGCCTGGCGGGGCTGCCGCTGGCCGAGGTGACGGGTGCGGGCACAGGGCTGGATGCTGCGGGCATCGAACGCAAGCGCGCTGTGCTGCAGCAGGCGCTGGACGCAAATGCCAGTGCCACCAGTCCGCTGGATGCTCTGGCCGCCTTAGGCGGCTACGAGGTGGCTACGTTGGTGGGCGCAGTGCTGCAGGCAGCAGCCGAGCGGCGCGTGATTGTGGTGGACGGCTTCATCACCAGCGCGGCCGTGCTGGTGGCCAGCCGCATCGCGCCGCAGGTGCTGCAGCGCTGCGTGTTCGCCCACCGCTCGGGCGAACGGGGCCACAGCCTGATGCTGGAGCAGATGCAGGCTGAGCCTCTGCTGGACCTGGGCTTGCGCCTGGGCGAAGGGTCGGGTGCGGCGCTGGCCTGGCCGTTGCTGCAATCGGCCTGCGCCGTGCTGCGCGAGATGGCAAGTTTTGAATCGGCCGGTGTGGCTACGCAGACAACCTGA
- a CDS encoding GGDEF domain-containing protein: MTNLDPRSMIALAGFMSAVMAMVLLFMRRHYPPSIRGVGGWAAAPLLWLLSTVLFGARGAIPDWLGLVLANQLLVLGSVTYYMGTRQFMGQPATWRTWNWVMAGTTVVFAWLTYGWPNYAVRVGFFTVVMGALYAAQLRFMLHHGGRNFPVRLVEVMLGLHMLVLGVRLVSILAGHAGNDLMEPSLFQTLYIGAYALTVLMLSIGAVLMATDRLRTELEHLATYDSLTQALNRRALLQRCEDELERAQRYGNGPSIMMVDLDNFKAVNDTRGHQHGDAVLVHFAERTRQVLRRADRLGRYGGEEFIVLLPGADAQAALGVAQRIHATLATGHPLDCEVSIGLTSWTGPQETLDAMLSRADAALYRAKEEGRNRTVVG; encoded by the coding sequence ATGACGAACCTCGACCCGCGCTCCATGATCGCCCTGGCGGGCTTCATGTCTGCCGTCATGGCCATGGTGCTGCTGTTCATGCGGCGGCACTACCCGCCCAGCATTCGCGGTGTGGGGGGCTGGGCGGCGGCGCCACTGCTGTGGCTGTTGTCCACCGTGCTGTTTGGCGCGCGCGGCGCCATCCCTGACTGGCTGGGCCTGGTGCTGGCCAATCAGCTGCTGGTGCTGGGCTCGGTCACCTACTACATGGGCACGCGACAGTTCATGGGCCAGCCCGCCACCTGGCGCACCTGGAACTGGGTGATGGCGGGCACCACGGTCGTGTTTGCCTGGCTGACCTACGGGTGGCCCAACTATGCGGTGCGGGTGGGGTTTTTCACCGTGGTGATGGGGGCGTTGTATGCCGCGCAGCTGCGCTTCATGCTGCACCACGGTGGGCGCAACTTCCCCGTGCGGCTGGTGGAGGTGATGCTGGGCCTGCACATGCTGGTGCTGGGCGTCAGGCTGGTTTCGATACTGGCTGGGCACGCAGGCAACGACCTGATGGAGCCATCGCTGTTCCAGACCCTGTACATCGGTGCCTATGCGCTCACCGTGCTCATGCTGTCCATCGGCGCGGTGCTGATGGCCACCGACCGCTTGCGCACCGAGCTGGAACACCTGGCCACCTACGACTCGCTGACCCAGGCCCTCAACCGCCGTGCCTTGCTGCAGCGCTGTGAGGACGAGCTGGAGCGCGCGCAGCGCTACGGCAACGGGCCGTCCATCATGATGGTGGACCTGGACAACTTCAAAGCAGTCAACGACACACGCGGCCACCAGCACGGCGATGCGGTGCTTGTGCACTTTGCCGAGCGCACCCGCCAGGTGCTGCGTCGCGCCGACCGCCTGGGCCGCTATGGGGGCGAGGAATTTATAGTGCTGCTGCCGGGAGCCGACGCCCAGGCCGCCCTGGGCGTGGCCCAGCGCATCCACGCCACACTGGCCACGGGCCACCCGCTGGACTGCGAGGTGAGCATCGGGCTGACCAGCTGGACCGGGCCACAGGAGACCCTCGACGCCATGCTCTCCCGCGCCGACGCCGCGCTGTACCGCGCCAAGGAAGAAGGCCGCAACCGCACTGTGGTGGGCTGA
- a CDS encoding ABC transporter ATP-binding protein codes for MQSTIPAPTPAAIEIIALTKRYASGKPAVDAINLRIASGSYCCLLGPSGCGKSTTLRMIAGHESVTSGDILLENRNITDLPAAARGTAMSFQSFALFPHLSALDNVAFSLKMKGVGKAERQAQARDLLERVALGHLAERKPAELSGGQQQRVALARALITQPRVLLLDEPLSALDPFLRIQMRAELRRWQKELGLTFIHVTHSQEEAMALADTMVVMNHGVIEQVGSPHEVYNRPASEFVARFMGGHNVIDTPEGKVGVRTDHLQIAPTQAELPWSAQHMLAVVTDVEYQGTYVLVGLQKQGVALSANATAAYSVMVSEAAFAAHPYQVGQGVQLHWTPDQAHPLSVPASAMAQAA; via the coding sequence ATGCAAAGCACCATCCCTGCGCCCACCCCCGCCGCCATTGAAATCATCGCGCTCACCAAGCGCTATGCCAGCGGCAAGCCCGCCGTGGATGCGATCAACCTGCGCATTGCCAGCGGCAGCTACTGCTGTTTGCTGGGGCCCTCGGGTTGCGGCAAGAGCACCACCTTGCGCATGATTGCGGGGCACGAGTCGGTGACCAGCGGCGACATCCTGCTGGAGAACCGCAACATCACTGATCTGCCCGCCGCCGCGCGGGGCACGGCCATGAGTTTCCAGAGCTTTGCGCTGTTCCCGCACCTCTCGGCACTCGATAACGTGGCCTTCAGCCTGAAGATGAAAGGCGTGGGCAAGGCCGAGCGCCAGGCCCAGGCGCGCGACCTGCTGGAGCGCGTGGCCCTGGGCCATCTGGCCGAGCGCAAACCCGCTGAACTCTCGGGCGGCCAGCAGCAGCGCGTGGCGCTGGCACGGGCCCTCATCACCCAGCCGCGCGTGCTGCTGCTCGACGAGCCACTGTCCGCGCTCGACCCCTTCCTGCGCATCCAGATGCGCGCCGAGCTGCGCCGATGGCAAAAGGAGCTGGGCCTGACCTTCATCCACGTCACCCACAGCCAGGAAGAAGCCATGGCCCTGGCCGACACCATGGTGGTGATGAACCACGGCGTGATCGAACAGGTGGGCAGCCCACACGAGGTCTACAACCGGCCTGCTAGCGAGTTTGTGGCGCGCTTCATGGGCGGCCACAACGTGATCGATACCCCCGAAGGCAAGGTGGGCGTGCGCACCGACCACCTGCAGATCGCCCCTACCCAGGCCGAGCTGCCCTGGAGTGCCCAGCACATGTTGGCCGTGGTGACCGATGTGGAATACCAAGGCACCTACGTGCTGGTGGGCCTGCAAAAGCAGGGCGTGGCCTTGTCGGCCAACGCCACGGCGGCCTATTCAGTGATGGTGTCAGAAGCCGCCTTTGCCGCGCACCCTTATCAAGTGGGGCAGGGCGTGCAACTGCACTGGACGCCCGACCAGGCGCACCCGTTGTCCGTGCCTGCTTCTGCCATGGCGCAAGCCGCCTGA